A section of the Gloeobacter violaceus PCC 7421 genome encodes:
- the psbA gene encoding photosystem II q(b) protein, whose product MATILRRRSLGNPWEQFANWITSTDNRFYIGWFGVLMVPTLLSATICFVVAFIAAPPVDMDGIREPISGSLLYGNNIITGAVIPSSNAIGLHFYPIWEAASMDEWLYNGGPYQLVVFHFLIGIFAYLGREWEFSYRLGLRPWICVAYSAPVAAATAVFLIYPMGQGSFSDGMSLGISGTFNFMFIFQAEHNILNHPLHMFGVAGVFGGSLFAAMHGSLVTSSLIKATSYEESQNYGYKFGQEEETYNIVAAHGYFGRLIFQYASFTNSRSLHFFLAAWPVIGIWLTSLGICVMGFNLNGFNFNASITDNQGRTIYTWADIVNRANLGIEVMHERNAHNFPLDLAGTESAPVAFAAALGDG is encoded by the coding sequence ATGGCAACCATATTGCGCCGCCGCTCCCTGGGCAATCCCTGGGAGCAGTTCGCCAACTGGATTACCTCCACCGACAACCGCTTTTACATCGGCTGGTTCGGTGTACTCATGGTCCCGACGTTGCTTTCTGCGACGATCTGCTTCGTCGTCGCCTTTATCGCCGCCCCACCCGTCGACATGGACGGCATCCGCGAGCCGATTTCCGGTTCGCTGCTGTACGGCAACAACATCATCACCGGCGCGGTGATCCCGTCCTCCAACGCCATCGGCCTGCATTTTTATCCCATCTGGGAAGCGGCCAGCATGGACGAGTGGCTCTACAACGGCGGCCCCTACCAGTTGGTTGTGTTTCATTTTTTGATCGGCATTTTCGCCTACCTGGGCCGGGAGTGGGAATTTTCCTATCGGCTGGGACTGCGCCCCTGGATCTGTGTCGCTTACTCGGCCCCAGTGGCCGCCGCCACCGCCGTGTTCTTGATCTACCCAATGGGCCAAGGATCGTTTAGCGACGGGATGTCCTTGGGCATCTCCGGCACGTTCAATTTCATGTTCATCTTCCAGGCCGAGCACAACATTCTCAATCACCCGCTGCACATGTTCGGGGTGGCCGGGGTATTCGGCGGCTCCCTGTTCGCCGCCATGCACGGCAGTCTGGTGACTTCATCGCTGATCAAAGCGACTTCCTACGAAGAGTCCCAGAACTACGGCTACAAGTTCGGACAGGAAGAAGAAACCTACAACATCGTCGCCGCCCACGGTTACTTCGGCCGCTTGATTTTTCAGTACGCCAGTTTCACCAACAGCCGCTCGCTGCACTTTTTCCTGGCGGCCTGGCCGGTGATTGGCATCTGGCTGACTTCCCTGGGCATCTGCGTCATGGGTTTCAATCTCAACGGCTTCAACTTCAACGCCTCAATTACCGACAACCAGGGACGGACCATCTACACCTGGGCGGACATCGTCAACCGCGCCAATCTGGGCATCGAAGTGATGCACGAGCGCAACGCCCATAACTTCCCCCTGGATCTGGCCGGGACGGAGTCTGCTCCAGTGGCCTTCGCTGCAGCCCTGGGCGACGGCTGA
- a CDS encoding YceI family protein, translating into MRALLLSTSLCFCLASLAQAAPKTLKFDQGTATYTNRDAFASWEGNTSDIGGTLILDDQTGELVKGEIQIGLAAIDSGNGARDARMRGEFLQTEKYPKATFVVTKLEGFPSVAEWKKWGLKQTGKIHGDLTIKEVTRPVVFEAEAVYLGTELKVSGKGQTKMTDFGISPPSLLFVTVDDAIGLKFQAVARPVSTNAGL; encoded by the coding sequence ATGCGGGCTCTACTGCTGTCGACTTCCCTGTGCTTTTGTCTGGCTTCGCTTGCCCAGGCAGCACCCAAGACGCTCAAATTCGATCAGGGCACAGCGACTTACACCAACCGCGACGCCTTTGCCAGTTGGGAGGGCAATACCTCCGACATCGGCGGCACGCTCATCCTGGATGATCAGACGGGTGAACTGGTCAAAGGCGAGATCCAGATTGGTCTTGCGGCCATCGACTCGGGCAACGGTGCGCGCGACGCCCGGATGCGGGGCGAGTTTTTGCAGACCGAGAAATATCCCAAGGCGACTTTTGTCGTCACCAAGCTCGAAGGTTTCCCGAGTGTCGCCGAGTGGAAGAAATGGGGCCTCAAGCAGACCGGCAAGATCCACGGCGATCTGACCATCAAAGAAGTCACCCGCCCAGTGGTCTTCGAGGCCGAGGCCGTGTATCTCGGCACCGAGCTGAAGGTGAGCGGCAAGGGCCAGACCAAGATGACCGACTTTGGCATCTCCCCGCCGAGTCTGCTGTTTGTCACCGTCGATGACGCCATCGGCCTGAAATTTCAGGCGGTGGCACGACCGGTCAGCACCAATGCCGGGTTGTAG
- a CDS encoding type II toxin-antitoxin system VapC family toxin has product MKVLFDTSVLVPAIVHSHENHEICWSWVERARSGQVQGLMAVRTLAESYAVLTRLPLRPRIQPLLAKRLILEVSEYVTTVPLTAGDYRSVVALMAELGLPGGGIYDALIAQTALQSQSDVLLTLNPNDFTRLGEPIASLVQVPRL; this is encoded by the coding sequence GTGAAGGTTCTATTTGACACATCGGTCCTGGTGCCTGCCATTGTGCACAGCCATGAGAATCACGAAATCTGCTGGTCATGGGTTGAGCGAGCGCGAAGCGGACAAGTTCAAGGATTGATGGCTGTGCGCACCCTTGCCGAAAGTTATGCTGTCCTGACTCGTCTGCCGCTCAGGCCTCGCATTCAACCACTTTTGGCCAAGCGCCTCATCTTGGAAGTATCAGAGTACGTGACTACCGTTCCCCTTACCGCGGGTGACTACCGTTCGGTGGTGGCTCTGATGGCGGAATTGGGCTTACCGGGCGGCGGAATCTACGACGCCTTGATTGCTCAAACAGCCCTACAGAGCCAGTCTGATGTACTGTTGACCCTGAACCCCAATGACTTTACCCGGCTGGGGGAACCAATAGCTTCCCTGGTTCAGGTACCCCGACTGTAG
- a CDS encoding AbrB/MazE/SpoVT family DNA-binding domain-containing protein — protein MDTLTIDKFGRILIPKKVRDQLGLSASDKLDLEIRDGVILLAPIQQEQKVYYKGGVLVVDSEPIGDLRTVIQELREERIRKLGGR, from the coding sequence ATGGACACCCTGACAATCGACAAGTTCGGGCGCATTCTCATTCCGAAGAAGGTCCGTGACCAGCTTGGGCTATCTGCCTCGGACAAACTCGACTTAGAAATTCGAGACGGAGTGATACTATTGGCTCCAATCCAACAAGAGCAGAAGGTTTACTACAAAGGGGGAGTACTCGTGGTGGACTCTGAGCCCATTGGAGACCTGAGGACCGTCATCCAGGAGCTGCGGGAGGAGCGCATTCGGAAATTGGGTGGTCGGTGA
- a CDS encoding geranylgeranyl reductase family protein: MFDCAVIGAGPGGGAAAYHLARCGHSVLVLEKQSLPRYKPCGGGVSPAVAAWFDFDFSPAICAYVDTIRYTWQMGERVEAPLGLQTPIWMVRRDVFDHFLISQAVARGAELHAPCPVGAITRSGDRWRLDTDAGPFYSRYLIGADGAKGPTARWLGLEKRAVAIGGAIEVEISAPVPEPNFAHFEFGMVKDGYLWNFPKNGAHSIGIGSFGRRKVDLKTPLAQYVAHFGLSLDGITLHGHPLLLWKGPSLLHTEGALLCGEAAGIVDPFTAEGIRPALYTGVQAAHAVAEALAGDTHALARYSEHIKSEWGEDLRWADRLAQVFYAFPRIAYKVGVHRPSATRTMGRLLSGSLSYREAAGRAIQRLVGYNHAQSGGRQ; encoded by the coding sequence ATATTCGACTGCGCGGTGATTGGGGCGGGACCGGGGGGCGGAGCGGCAGCTTACCATCTGGCCCGGTGCGGCCACAGCGTGCTGGTGCTCGAAAAGCAATCTTTGCCGCGCTACAAGCCCTGCGGCGGCGGCGTCTCCCCGGCGGTGGCCGCCTGGTTCGACTTTGATTTTTCTCCCGCCATCTGCGCCTACGTCGACACCATCCGCTACACCTGGCAGATGGGTGAGCGGGTCGAGGCGCCTTTGGGCCTGCAGACACCCATCTGGATGGTCCGCCGCGACGTGTTCGACCATTTTTTGATCTCCCAGGCCGTGGCGCGCGGGGCCGAGTTGCACGCGCCCTGCCCGGTCGGTGCGATTACCCGCAGCGGGGATCGCTGGCGGCTCGACACCGATGCGGGACCGTTTTACAGCCGCTACCTCATCGGTGCAGACGGCGCCAAAGGTCCCACCGCCCGCTGGTTGGGCCTCGAAAAGCGGGCCGTGGCCATTGGCGGGGCGATCGAAGTCGAAATTTCCGCACCGGTACCGGAGCCGAACTTTGCCCACTTCGAATTCGGGATGGTCAAGGACGGCTATCTCTGGAACTTCCCCAAAAACGGCGCCCACTCGATCGGTATCGGCAGCTTCGGGCGGCGCAAAGTCGATCTCAAAACCCCTTTGGCCCAGTACGTCGCCCACTTTGGACTTTCGCTGGACGGAATCACCCTGCACGGCCACCCGCTCTTGCTCTGGAAAGGCCCGTCGTTGCTGCACACCGAGGGCGCGCTTCTGTGCGGCGAGGCGGCCGGGATCGTCGACCCGTTCACCGCCGAGGGGATCCGCCCTGCGCTGTACACCGGTGTGCAGGCCGCTCACGCTGTCGCCGAGGCTCTAGCAGGAGACACCCATGCGCTCGCCCGCTACAGCGAGCACATCAAAAGCGAGTGGGGAGAGGATTTGCGCTGGGCCGACCGCCTCGCCCAGGTGTTCTACGCTTTTCCGCGCATCGCCTACAAAGTCGGCGTTCACCGCCCCTCCGCCACCCGCACGATGGGCAGACTGCTTTCGGGCTCTCTGAGTTACCGAGAAGCTGCAGGGCGAGCGATACAACGGCTCGTTGGCTACAACCACGCGCAAAGTGGCGGCAGACAATAG
- a CDS encoding site-2 protease family protein has translation MITSSLLIPALLVLSSLGFLGWGFLQARKAGRVGILAWLQAVVLFLPWVGFFGLFWLGIQINFGILLVILLATTGAYIWLGRLLREAAGEQEKRLRERYRAELEARRQRGEAGGDGHGEAMPPPIAEMQAEALAIPEEDRQKLQSLFGIDTFFATETLPFRQGVLYRGNLRGDPDIVFQALNERLQALFADRYQLFLLNDESGKPTVLVLPSDRDPFQARKLPIAISIVLMVLSFAAVYLLVTPSSVNAFSPEGVSTALPIAVGVLFTLFAHEAAHRWQAKRYGVRLSSAFLLPLLTPIPVPPAGFAIYPGTFGSLTRLDSPPPSRRALFDIAFAGPAVGGLVSLGFLLVGLALSGVANQAGPLTVRPADLNVLVGIFVRLLLGPVTDSQFVNLHPLSIVGIFGLQITALSLLPAGQLDGGRIVQAVYGRRTARITGIVTLVLLGIIGIFVPWYLYWAVIVLLFARTPERPTLNEITETDSRRDALAILALFAMAAILLPLTPQIALRLGLGG, from the coding sequence GTGATTACTTCGTCGCTGTTGATTCCTGCCTTGCTCGTTCTATCCAGCCTCGGTTTTCTGGGCTGGGGGTTTTTGCAGGCGCGCAAAGCCGGGCGGGTGGGCATCCTTGCCTGGCTGCAGGCCGTGGTGCTCTTTTTGCCCTGGGTCGGCTTTTTTGGTCTGTTCTGGCTCGGCATTCAGATCAACTTTGGGATATTGCTGGTGATTCTACTGGCCACCACCGGCGCCTACATCTGGCTGGGGCGCCTGCTGCGCGAGGCGGCGGGCGAACAGGAAAAGCGCCTGCGCGAGCGCTACCGGGCGGAACTGGAAGCCAGACGGCAAAGGGGAGAAGCCGGCGGGGACGGTCATGGAGAGGCGATGCCCCCGCCGATTGCCGAAATGCAGGCGGAAGCGCTCGCCATCCCCGAGGAGGACCGCCAGAAGCTGCAGAGTTTGTTCGGCATCGACACGTTCTTTGCCACCGAGACGCTGCCTTTTCGCCAGGGAGTGCTCTACCGGGGCAATTTGCGCGGCGACCCGGATATCGTCTTTCAAGCCCTCAACGAAAGGCTTCAGGCCCTGTTTGCCGATCGCTACCAGCTGTTTTTGCTCAACGACGAATCGGGTAAGCCGACGGTACTGGTGCTGCCCAGCGACCGCGACCCCTTCCAGGCACGCAAGCTGCCAATCGCCATCTCCATCGTCCTGATGGTGTTGTCGTTTGCGGCGGTCTATCTACTGGTCACCCCCAGCAGCGTCAACGCCTTCTCGCCCGAGGGCGTGTCTACGGCTCTGCCCATCGCCGTGGGTGTGCTGTTCACACTGTTTGCCCACGAGGCCGCCCACCGCTGGCAGGCGAAGCGCTACGGCGTGCGCCTCAGTTCGGCGTTCTTGCTGCCGCTGCTCACGCCGATTCCGGTGCCGCCCGCCGGTTTCGCGATTTACCCCGGCACCTTCGGCTCGCTGACGCGCCTCGATTCGCCCCCCCCGAGCCGCCGCGCCCTCTTTGACATCGCCTTTGCCGGACCGGCGGTGGGCGGGCTGGTGTCGCTGGGCTTTTTGCTGGTGGGATTGGCCCTTTCGGGTGTGGCAAATCAGGCGGGACCGCTCACGGTTCGGCCGGCTGACCTCAACGTGCTGGTCGGGATCTTCGTGCGCTTATTGCTGGGTCCAGTGACCGACAGCCAGTTTGTCAATTTGCATCCCTTGTCGATCGTGGGTATCTTCGGGTTGCAGATAACCGCCCTCAGTCTGCTTCCCGCAGGCCAACTCGACGGCGGTCGAATCGTCCAGGCGGTCTACGGTCGGCGCACGGCGCGCATCACCGGCATCGTCACGCTGGTTTTGCTGGGCATCATCGGCATCTTTGTCCCCTGGTACCTCTACTGGGCGGTAATCGTGCTGTTGTTTGCCCGCACGCCGGAGCGGCCCACCCTCAACGAGATCACCGAGACCGACAGCCGCCGCGACGCGCTCGCTATTTTGGCCCTGTTTGCGATGGCCGCCATCTTGCTGCCGCTCACGCCGCAGATCGCTCTTCGCCTGGGGCTTGGGGGCTGA
- the bchI gene encoding magnesium chelatase ATPase subunit I — MGYERRYFAVVSQTSGRRPVFPFTAIVGQEEMKLALILNVIDPKLGGVMIMGDRGTGKSTTVRALAELLPEIEVVTGDPYHSDPYNQDLMSDEVRGRKLAGEALPVERRQVQMVDLPLGATEDRVCGTIDIEKALSEGVKAFEPGLLARANRGILYVDEVNLLDDHLVDVLLDSAASGWNTVEREGISVRHPARFVLVGSGNPEEGELRPQLLDRFAMHAEVRTVKDPKSRVQIVQQRGEFDGNPQRFLAAHRKAQQELTRRIAKAQQLLKKTEVSDDLQLKIAQVCSELDVDGLRGDIVTDRAARALAAFEGRGRVTVEDIQRVIVLCLRHRLRKDPLESIDSGYKVEKVFRRIFDLPPPETNAAQ; from the coding sequence ATCGGATACGAACGAAGGTACTTTGCCGTGGTTTCCCAGACGAGCGGCCGGCGGCCGGTCTTTCCTTTTACCGCCATCGTCGGCCAGGAGGAGATGAAACTGGCCCTCATCCTCAACGTCATCGACCCCAAGCTCGGAGGGGTAATGATCATGGGCGATCGGGGAACCGGCAAATCGACGACCGTGCGCGCCCTGGCCGAACTGCTTCCGGAGATCGAAGTAGTAACGGGAGATCCCTACCACAGCGACCCCTACAACCAGGATCTGATGAGCGACGAGGTGCGCGGGCGCAAACTGGCAGGTGAAGCGTTGCCCGTCGAGCGCCGCCAGGTGCAGATGGTGGATCTGCCCCTCGGGGCCACCGAAGACCGCGTCTGCGGCACGATCGACATCGAAAAAGCCCTCTCCGAGGGCGTCAAAGCCTTCGAGCCGGGGCTGCTCGCCCGTGCCAACCGGGGCATTCTCTACGTCGACGAGGTCAACCTGCTCGACGACCACCTGGTGGATGTACTGCTCGATTCGGCCGCTTCCGGCTGGAACACGGTCGAGCGCGAGGGCATCTCGGTGCGCCACCCGGCCCGCTTCGTGCTGGTCGGTTCGGGCAACCCTGAAGAAGGCGAACTCAGGCCCCAGTTGCTCGACCGCTTCGCCATGCACGCCGAGGTGCGCACGGTCAAAGATCCGAAATCGCGGGTGCAGATTGTCCAGCAACGTGGCGAATTTGACGGCAACCCCCAACGCTTTCTTGCCGCTCACCGCAAGGCGCAGCAGGAACTGACGCGGCGCATCGCCAAGGCCCAGCAGTTGCTCAAAAAAACCGAAGTCTCCGACGATTTGCAACTGAAGATCGCGCAGGTCTGCTCCGAACTGGATGTGGACGGGTTGCGCGGCGACATCGTCACTGACCGCGCCGCCCGGGCCCTGGCCGCCTTCGAAGGGCGCGGCCGGGTCACCGTCGAGGACATCCAGCGGGTGATCGTGCTGTGCTTGCGCCACCGGTTGCGCAAAGATCCGCTCGAATCGATCGACTCGGGCTACAAAGTCGAAAAAGTCTTCCGACGCATCTTCGACTTGCCCCCCCCCGAGACCAACGCCGCCCAGTAG
- a CDS encoding YciI family protein, whose product MPKYVLTGTYCPDVLEKRAPYREAHLNRLAQLKAEGKVITIGPTRDLTRVFGIYEADTEAEARTLVEADPYWENQIWTGYEIHEWIQAF is encoded by the coding sequence ATGCCAAAGTACGTTCTGACCGGCACCTACTGCCCGGATGTGCTCGAAAAGCGCGCCCCTTACCGCGAGGCGCACCTCAACCGCCTCGCCCAACTCAAAGCCGAGGGCAAAGTGATCACTATTGGCCCCACCCGCGACCTCACCCGCGTCTTCGGCATCTACGAGGCCGACACGGAAGCGGAGGCCCGCACCCTGGTCGAAGCGGATCCTTACTGGGAAAACCAGATCTGGACGGGTTACGAAATTCACGAGTGGATCCAGGCCTTCTGA
- the trpE gene encoding anthranilate synthase component I: protein MVAPDFERFETLAKDGNFIPVYREILADLETPVSAWYRVCDGARESFLLESVEGGERLGRYSFLGCEPLWTLAARGDTCEQVFRDGGRLTHTGDPFAVLDRCLEPYQPVHLPELPPGIGGLFGYWGYELIRWIEPTVPVYSDPDGLPDGFWMQVDSLLIFDQIKRKIWVIAYADLREGDTASAYRLAGQKVDALVERLARPAAKAEPLGLEWTPHRVQAQSTFSREQYCGAVERAREYIRAGDIFQVVLAQRFSTPFAGESFDLYRMLRAINPSPYMAYYQFGDFQLIGSSPEVMVRLDRRDGGALATVRPIAGTRRRGQSEAEDRWLEKDLLADPKEVAEHVMLVDLGRNDLGRVCKPGSVRVDELLTVERYSHVMHIVSNVTGELASGRGAWDLLRATFPAGTVSGAPKIRAMEIIHALEPFRRGPYAGAYGYYSFDGQLNTAITIRTLVVHGGLANIQAGAGLVADSVPETEYEETLNKARGMLETIARLARSGGASANVEGQVQ from the coding sequence ATGGTTGCGCCGGACTTTGAGCGCTTCGAGACACTGGCAAAAGACGGCAATTTTATTCCTGTGTACCGCGAGATTCTGGCGGATCTCGAAACGCCGGTCTCTGCCTGGTATCGAGTCTGTGACGGGGCGAGGGAAAGTTTTTTGCTCGAATCGGTCGAGGGGGGCGAGAGGCTGGGACGCTACAGCTTCCTGGGGTGCGAGCCGCTCTGGACCCTCGCCGCCCGGGGCGATACGTGCGAGCAGGTGTTTCGCGACGGTGGGCGGCTCACCCACACGGGCGACCCGTTCGCGGTGCTCGATCGCTGTTTGGAACCCTACCAGCCGGTGCACCTGCCGGAGTTGCCGCCGGGAATCGGTGGGCTTTTTGGTTACTGGGGCTATGAACTGATTCGCTGGATCGAACCGACGGTGCCCGTGTATAGCGATCCCGACGGCCTGCCCGACGGCTTCTGGATGCAGGTCGATTCGCTGCTCATCTTCGATCAAATCAAGCGCAAGATCTGGGTGATCGCCTACGCGGATCTGCGCGAGGGCGACACGGCGAGCGCCTACCGGCTCGCCGGCCAAAAAGTGGACGCGCTGGTGGAACGATTGGCCCGGCCCGCCGCCAAGGCCGAGCCCCTGGGCCTGGAGTGGACGCCCCACAGGGTCCAAGCCCAAAGTACCTTCAGCCGCGAGCAGTACTGTGGGGCCGTCGAGCGCGCCCGCGAATATATCCGGGCTGGGGATATCTTTCAGGTGGTACTCGCCCAGCGCTTCAGCACGCCCTTTGCGGGCGAGAGCTTTGATCTCTACCGGATGCTGAGGGCGATTAACCCTTCGCCCTACATGGCTTACTACCAGTTCGGCGATTTTCAACTGATCGGTTCGAGCCCGGAGGTGATGGTGCGTCTGGATCGGCGCGACGGGGGAGCCCTCGCCACCGTCCGGCCGATCGCGGGCACCCGGCGGCGCGGCCAGAGCGAAGCGGAGGACCGCTGGCTCGAAAAAGATCTGCTCGCCGATCCCAAGGAGGTGGCCGAGCACGTCATGCTCGTGGATCTGGGCCGCAACGACCTGGGCCGGGTGTGCAAACCGGGCAGCGTGCGGGTGGACGAACTGCTCACCGTCGAGCGCTACTCCCACGTCATGCACATCGTCTCCAACGTCACCGGCGAACTAGCCTCCGGCCGAGGGGCCTGGGATCTGCTCAGGGCCACTTTTCCGGCCGGTACGGTGAGTGGCGCCCCCAAAATCCGGGCGATGGAGATTATCCACGCACTGGAACCGTTTCGGCGCGGACCCTACGCGGGCGCCTACGGCTACTACAGCTTCGACGGCCAGCTCAACACCGCCATCACCATCCGCACGCTGGTCGTCCACGGGGGGCTCGCCAACATCCAGGCCGGGGCGGGGCTGGTGGCCGACTCGGTACCCGAGACCGAGTACGAGGAAACGCTCAACAAAGCCCGCGGCATGCTCGAAACGATCGCCCGCCTCGCCCGGAGCGGGGGCGCGTCCGCTAACGTAGAAGGGCAAGTGCAATAG
- a CDS encoding thioredoxin family protein, with amino-acid sequence MESAPENKTGIWLRNGIVALASVLIAVLVFFAARNQAPTMQQLAAEAVPLDEALANGKPTLVEFYADWCASCQTMAPTVARLKERYGEQANFVMLNVDNPRWLPELQQYKVSGIPHYAFLDAAARPLGSAIGLQPSQILEDNLTALAAGAETLPKAGAPAGQTSKFTPPKKVDQPRDHS; translated from the coding sequence ATGGAAAGCGCCCCCGAGAACAAAACCGGCATCTGGCTGCGCAACGGCATCGTCGCGCTGGCCTCGGTGCTGATCGCGGTGCTCGTCTTTTTTGCCGCCCGCAACCAGGCCCCGACGATGCAGCAGTTGGCGGCCGAGGCGGTGCCGTTGGACGAAGCCCTCGCCAACGGCAAACCGACCCTGGTCGAGTTCTATGCCGACTGGTGCGCCAGTTGCCAGACGATGGCTCCGACTGTCGCCAGGCTCAAGGAGCGCTACGGCGAGCAGGCCAACTTTGTGATGCTCAACGTCGATAATCCCCGCTGGCTGCCCGAACTGCAGCAGTACAAGGTGTCTGGAATACCCCACTACGCATTTTTGGACGCGGCGGCCCGTCCTCTAGGATCGGCCATCGGTCTGCAGCCCTCGCAGATATTGGAAGACAATTTAACCGCCCTGGCGGCGGGGGCTGAAACGCTTCCCAAGGCAGGTGCCCCCGCCGGCCAGACTTCAAAATTCACGCCACCCAAAAAAGTCGACCAGCCCCGCGATCACTCTTAA
- a CDS encoding cytochrome c biogenesis protein CcdA: MSEALQLWLYQIEQGAEQLARAQLTQISPTSFLLLYLIGLATSFTPCILSMLPVTIGYIGGYQSRSRFEALVQSGWFALGLAVTITGLGLVATIPGMLYGQVGTGWFIAMGALAILMGFNLLGLIPLSLPQWGGFDLAKDTPQSLKSLATGATFGLVASPCSTPVLIALLAWVSTTGNPWVGAGLLFSYSIGHATPLILAGAFTGALKAMLSLRRWSGLINQVSGILLIFTGTLAILNILNR; this comes from the coding sequence GTGAGCGAAGCGTTGCAACTGTGGCTGTATCAGATCGAGCAGGGGGCCGAGCAACTGGCCAGGGCTCAGCTCACCCAGATTTCGCCCACCAGTTTTTTGCTGTTGTACCTGATTGGCCTCGCCACCAGTTTCACCCCCTGCATCCTCTCGATGCTGCCGGTCACGATCGGCTACATCGGCGGCTACCAGTCGCGCTCGCGCTTCGAAGCGCTCGTGCAGTCCGGGTGGTTCGCCCTGGGTCTCGCCGTCACCATTACCGGCCTCGGCCTGGTGGCCACGATACCGGGTATGCTCTACGGCCAGGTGGGGACCGGTTGGTTCATCGCCATGGGCGCTTTGGCCATCTTAATGGGTTTCAACCTGCTTGGGCTCATTCCCCTGAGCCTGCCCCAGTGGGGCGGCTTTGACCTTGCCAAGGACACCCCCCAGTCGCTCAAGTCGCTGGCCACCGGCGCCACCTTCGGCCTGGTGGCATCCCCCTGCTCGACACCGGTGCTCATCGCACTACTAGCCTGGGTCTCCACCACCGGCAATCCGTGGGTAGGGGCGGGGCTGCTGTTTTCTTACTCCATCGGCCACGCCACGCCGCTTATCCTGGCCGGAGCCTTTACCGGCGCCCTCAAGGCGATGCTCTCGCTGCGCCGCTGGTCAGGTCTCATCAATCAGGTAAGCGGCATCCTGCTCATCTTCACCGGCACGCTTGCGATTTTGAATATTCTGAATCGCTGA
- a CDS encoding saccharopine dehydrogenase family protein — MKNRVLILGGQGRIGAGVARDLVSHTSMQVVITGRTKKTGPAFAEQLGPRASFMALDLADRSRLEAAIADTDLVIHCTGPFHHRDGTVLKTCIERRVDYLDVSDYRDYTIAALALREQAEAAGVTAIVNSGIFPGISNSMVRQAAEQLDKPEAIHLSYVVQGSGGAGVTVMRTTFLGLKRPFKAWIGGEWQEVKPYTGRQTVQFSQGPGSVYWFDMPESYTLTKTFPVHTVVTKFGVDPDFYNQLTWMAAHWFPDELMHNPETIEFLSQVSHQMTSVTDSFSGIGVRIRAEVLGLKDGQSARRTALLTHENTTAACGIGTGSLAELMLTGEVHKPGVWTVDEALPTPLFEKAMASRGIQILFE, encoded by the coding sequence GTGAAAAATCGTGTTTTGATTCTCGGCGGGCAGGGGCGCATCGGCGCCGGTGTCGCCAGAGATTTAGTCAGCCACACCTCGATGCAGGTGGTAATCACCGGCCGCACCAAAAAGACCGGCCCCGCCTTCGCAGAGCAACTGGGTCCGCGCGCGAGTTTCATGGCACTGGACTTGGCTGACCGGTCCCGGTTGGAGGCGGCCATCGCCGATACCGATCTGGTCATCCATTGCACCGGGCCGTTCCACCACCGCGACGGGACCGTGCTCAAGACCTGCATCGAGCGGCGGGTCGATTATCTCGACGTCAGCGACTACCGCGACTACACGATTGCTGCTTTGGCATTGCGAGAGCAGGCCGAAGCGGCAGGGGTGACGGCGATCGTCAATTCGGGGATCTTTCCGGGGATCTCCAACAGCATGGTCCGGCAGGCGGCCGAGCAACTCGACAAGCCGGAAGCGATCCATCTGAGTTACGTCGTCCAGGGTTCCGGCGGAGCCGGGGTGACGGTGATGCGCACGACGTTCCTGGGGCTCAAGCGGCCCTTCAAAGCCTGGATCGGCGGCGAATGGCAGGAGGTTAAACCCTACACCGGCCGTCAAACGGTGCAATTTTCCCAGGGACCGGGCTCGGTCTACTGGTTCGATATGCCCGAGAGTTACACACTGACCAAGACCTTCCCGGTACACACGGTGGTGACCAAGTTCGGCGTTGACCCGGACTTCTACAATCAACTCACCTGGATGGCTGCCCACTGGTTCCCGGACGAGTTGATGCACAATCCGGAGACAATCGAATTTTTATCGCAGGTCAGCCACCAGATGACCTCGGTGACCGACAGCTTCAGCGGCATCGGCGTGCGCATCCGTGCAGAGGTTTTGGGCCTCAAGGACGGCCAATCCGCAAGACGTACCGCCCTGCTCACCCACGAGAACACCACCGCCGCCTGCGGCATCGGTACCGGCAGCCTTGCCGAATTGATGCTCACCGGCGAAGTGCACAAGCCCGGCGTGTGGACCGTGGACGAGGCGCTACCTACGCCGTTGTTTGAAAAAGCGATGGCCAGCCGAGGCATCCAGATATTGTTCGAGTGA